From a single Cytophagales bacterium WSM2-2 genomic region:
- a CDS encoding nucleoside triphosphate pyrophosphohydrolase, producing MKKPLSAPDLNREAKLKAFDRLLTIMDELRENCPWDKKQTLESLRHLTIEETYELSDAILENNLNEVKKELGDLMLHNIFYARIASEMKKFDVADVLNSICDKLIERHPHVYGDTVATDEKTVKENWEKIKLRTGNKSVLEGVPKSLPALVKAIRIQDKARGVGFDWEKKEQVWQKVEEEMQEFKDEFNVESGKPVDKSKAMAEFGDLLFSLVNYSRFLEIDAEEALERTNKKFIKRFQYLETESAKDGKKMGEMTLAEMDKYWEQAKSI from the coding sequence ATGAAAAAACCTCTATCCGCTCCTGACCTGAATCGCGAAGCCAAACTAAAAGCATTTGATCGCTTGTTGACCATTATGGACGAGTTGCGCGAAAATTGTCCATGGGACAAAAAGCAAACGCTCGAGAGCCTCCGCCATCTTACGATCGAAGAAACATATGAGCTTTCGGATGCAATCCTGGAGAATAATCTCAACGAGGTGAAGAAAGAACTTGGTGACTTGATGCTACACAATATATTCTACGCCCGGATCGCTTCAGAAATGAAAAAATTCGATGTAGCAGACGTGCTCAATTCCATTTGCGACAAACTCATCGAGCGGCATCCGCATGTTTATGGAGATACCGTTGCAACTGATGAAAAGACGGTCAAAGAAAATTGGGAGAAAATAAAATTAAGGACAGGAAATAAATCTGTACTCGAGGGTGTGCCCAAATCATTACCTGCTTTAGTGAAGGCCATCCGCATCCAGGACAAAGCTCGGGGCGTAGGCTTCGATTGGGAAAAGAAGGAGCAGGTTTGGCAGAAAGTGGAAGAGGAAATGCAGGAGTTCAAGGATGAATTCAATGTCGAGTCTGGCAAGCCGGTTGATAAATCAAAGGCCATGGCTGAATTTGGGGATCTGCTTTTTTCGTTGGTCAACTATTCCCGTTTCCTGGAAATCGATGCTGAAGAGGCGCTGGAGCGCACTAACAAAAAATTCATCAAGCGGTTTCAATACCTGGAAACTGAATCCGCGAAAGACGGAAAAAAGATGGGTGAAATGACCTTGGCCGAAATGGATAAGTATTGGGAACAAGCTAAATCAATCTGA